The window ACTCCCCTCGCcgctagccatgcaaaaaagcacacCTTCGTGGGCGCCTTAGGAATCCAGATCGAGGAGTATGGAAAAGAGGCCTCCTCTCTCACCAACAATGCAATGGGTTtaaatgcatgcattagcttagttaaagataaaattgcCTTCAAAATtcatgcttgattaaaatatgctattatattaatgcaagtttgaTGTAAAGTTTGATACTGAAATTGCTCCCGCTATTTATATCTATCCTCCACCAGTTTCATCATTGTAAATTTATAAATCTGTACTCTACTAATACGTACTAGAATGCACCTATAatcaactcatttcctttttttttaattcaaactttCTTTGCCTAATAATCCaagaaagtggaaaataaaaTTACATCCCTAGTtgataaataaatacttagcacatttccttttttataaataaatattcagtTCTATACTTCAaaggtagacaaatcaaataattttttaaaacctttttcatataaaaacattcctctaacatatgtttcttttaaaaagataaagtgatggactggttatgagggtatttttgtaaacaaacaattcttttagaaattgtgcaatgctttaatatatcaaaccaaacattggataagaaatatgtcaacATAACtgatgtcagcataactaatgcaagcataactaatacaCCCTATTCAGCACTATTCatatgcaccctaccaaacgacccctcagAGTTTCTAGTAATATCATTGAAAAAAATACGTTTCAGAGCTTTGAACGCTGAGTCACCATGCCTCCTTTTACATTTTGATGCAACACAAGCTAATTTCATTGAAGTCATAAAAACTTACTCATTGAAGTCACGCTGTGTCTGAAGGAGGTTACCATCAACATCCATATTACTAAAAGCCTCTAATGTTTCCAATATATGCATCCTCTGCAACATTCAGAAAAAGTAAATTACACATTCACTGCTGGacccacaaaaaaaaaatatactcaGCAATTACCCAAATCCCATTCTAATCATTCTGTTAAAACAAGTCCTTCAATAAGAGAGGTGAAAAGAGCATCTCTTTGACGCTGAAGTTTTAATGGGAAGAGGTGAGGGTTTCTTTCAGAAGGAGCAAAGACAGAAAGGTGGAGACCGGAAGAACCAATCAGGACACAAGTGAGGATGATAATAAAGAGCTTAAGTGAGCTTGTGGTCCCATAACAGATGTTCTCTTAACAGAAAATGCATGCAGAAAATCGTTTGTTCTTTGTTAAGGATTATAACATGAGATCTCTTTATGTTTATCAAGATAAAAGAAAGAAGTGCGATGTTTTTCTCCTCTGTATCAAATCCTGTCTTCTTAACTATGTGTTGACAAACCAAAGAATTAAATGAAATTAGCTAACTCTCCATTTATATCAATCTTATATTCAGAATAAAAGAACCCCACATCAAAGTAGGATTTCATTGTACACATTCAAACTCATACAATGATGCCATCTAGGGTAATCACACATCCAAAAGGGAAAGATAACCCATAATGCAATAATTGCTCCACATTTCAATGAAATATATCAAATCTTTTAAAATGTCCTTTTGGAAAGTAGGGAAACAAAGGAGATAAATCATAATATAAGAACAAGATGTGCATACAAGGATGATGCCTAATGGTCGATGAAGTTGGAATGAAGACCACCGGAGACTAAGGTATTCCAGCAGATTCAGAAAACGTAGGTGATTGTCATTTCCAAGGTACCTTTCTATTTCTCTCTTTCTATTTGACTGCTTATAACTCTATAGGCTAGTGACTCTCAAACTGAGGCGGCTCAGATTCAATTTTCCATAGCCCgtcctttctttcttcctttgctaataTATGACACAGCTGCTTAACACTAATCATCTCGGTCTTCTAAAACACAAACTACTGTAGAATCAACCTAAATAGCTTAGAAACAAAAAGTCATTACTTAAAGCCAAATGAACACAAACAGCATGAAAATAACAAGAAATACAACTTTAGCAGACTAAATGTTTTATTAGCGACCAAAGTCACGAGGAAAAATGTAAGTAATAAATACCATGTCCACATCCATATTAGGAGGAAATAGTGAATTTCTTCCTCTAGAAGATGAGACTGTACGAGGTTGTCCAGGGAAACGGCTCCTCAACCTTGACATTCTATTTGATGAGGAAGCCCGAGCTTGAGAAGCTCTGCGAGATGTGATGGATGCATTTCTTGATTGTCGTCTGCGTATGTTTGCAACCAATGATCCACTCTGCACAACATCCCCACgtcccaaaaagaaaaaaagacaaaaagaggaaaaagaaaaagaactcgGTCAGAGATCAAGGCACATTCTTAAAGGATGAAAACAGAATATGAATTACAGGTCTTTTGTTTTTTGCACATTTTGAAAACTAATGTATTTAAGATCACGCTTAGACTAGAAAATTCAAAGAGAAAGACACATAAAATAGGTGATACTGCAATCACagcaaattttttaaaaaaataaaaatgaaaaccTTGAATTTCAATCTGCTGCAAGTCAAAGTTATATAACAAAGAAAGAACAATCAATCTGCACAGCTACAACCCAAATTACGAACTCTCATGATCGTTGATCACAGCTATATATCCAACATGAGCACATTCAAGTGTAAAAAATTTCAAGAGAATGGGTACATATAACAAGTACACAGCCCCTAGAGGAAGTTCCGAAAAAGATATGAGGTGCTTAGAAATGGTTGAAGTAGTTGAATAGGAGGATTATTATGACTATTACCAAGCTCAACTGAAAGTCAACATAACTTCTTAATTAACAGTCCGCATAATAAAGCCCCCAAACATGAACATAATGTATAAATCATTGAAAGTCAGATGTCAAAGTCAATATTAGACCTAAGTAGCACATGTTTTACTACGAAGTGATGTAAAGCATAGAGGACAATAAAATGTAATGAAACCCAACATACAAGATTGGATAATTGATTCTCTCCCCCAGAGGAAGCATGTAGGAGATCCTCCTGCGCTAAAGCCAAGGCTACATCTCCATTGATCTGTTGCAAAGAAAAGCAAAACCATCAGAAAATAGTAGGCGTTTGGATAATTTGGTTGAAGTTTAAATAAAGTATTTGAGATTGTAGTTGAAAAGGGTATTTGGAAGAAGTTGTGCTTGGACATGAATTTCACTTGgaaaaaattttgaagttttgtgcATGAAAAGCATTATTTTCACTTGAAATACTCCTTCCTCAAACCGatttttcaaacttcaaattctctatttcaagttgaagttgaaatAATGGACCAGATTGTAGAACAAagacttatttgaattttttttctcaaaCATTCCAAATATTATCTATGGATAAAGGGATATGGTACTATGTGTGGAAGACAAGAACAGCTAAATATTGATGGAGAACAGCTAAAAACATGCTCCATAAAGAGTCGAACCTCGCCAACGCCTAAGGAAGGCACCTCATTATATAATTGTTCTTGGAGTTCCCGTGCCAGCCTTTCATCAGCTTCTAATTGTCTGGTTCTAGCATCATCATTCCTACTACTGCTACATACAACATGAGAGCCTTCATATCTTATGGTAGAGGAGGGACTGTCCACATCAATCACCGATTCTACGCCTATACTAACATGATTTCTGTTTCTGGTGGACCTTGTATTAATCCTACTTTCAGGTGAGGCAAGTAAAATGATGTCTAAATCATCAGAGGCCGATGTAGAACATTCACCATGGCTGCTTGCAGCAGGTCCCTGCTTTAGTCTTTTCTTAACTGTGTTTACTGCAGTACGCTGAGGTCCAAGAACGGATTCCTTTGGCTCTGCAGATTCACCAGAAACGTGTCTAATAGAAGCTGAATCGTGATCATTGCTTGCATCATCTCTTCTCGTCACCCTACTCCCACTGGAGTGAGTGACAAAGCAGGCACTATCCTTATCTAAGGTCCTGTGCGCACTGGACAAAGACAAGTTCATGTTCCCACTACGGTTACGTGTACTTCTCCATCCACCTGATTCATCAAAGCTTCTGGACGCATCTCTACTGGAATCACTCGTTTCCTTTGCTTTCTCATCAACAGATATCAACCTTCTGGAAggataaaatgaaagaaaaaaaatctgatGAGACCTTTATCAGGACATGAGTTAATCATTGAGGTAACAGTCAAAAGAAAAGGAACCCAGAATCTTAAGCTACCGAATTCAAAGGAAAACAGTAAGCAGCTTACTATACATTACAATTCTACACTATAGATAAGAAAATGTAACTTGTAAAGCATGACAAATGGTGAAGCGACTAAAATCACCTAACTAAATTGCAAATCTTTTATAACATGGATAAGGAGAGGACAAAGGTAGAAAACTGGTTCGCACAAACTTAGATATGATTATGATTAATAAAGTAAAATCACAGGAATAAGAATGACTATAATAACATCACATGACAATACTTATGAACAAAGGAGTAGTAATATCTCATACAACAAGATGCAGCAAGCATTTAGAGACATCTCATCTAAGCCAAAACAGGGTTACACACAACACAGATATTTTTTCCTGGATAAGTTTACGCAAAACAAAAATATGTCAAAATGCATATCTGAATATGGATGCATCATTTTCTACAGCTGGTTGAACCCATGCATCTATCCACACATGAAAACAAGCTAAACTGTGCTCCCCATAAACCTTCAAAGTATAGATCCCTCAGCAGGGAATTGATTGAGTTAGTCTCTCTGACAACTATGTCATAGAAGATGTAAAGAaaagttctttttttcttttccaatttggAGAGCCAAGTAAATTTGAACTAAACTGCTCTCAGATAAGAATTAAATTTGTCTCTCTATGAATATTTAGACAGCATTCACCAAATACGCACCTGCTATATGGATGTGCTGTTTCATGTTCTTTTGAAGGAGAAGAGTGCGTTATCACCTCCTTACCCTTTAATGTACTAGAGATACCATTTTTAGACATCAATTCTTTTGCACCATCTAAGCTTGTAACCGCTGTTGATGCCATAAGACTTGTACCAGTTAGCCCATGGGTTAAAACACCATTGTCCTCCTTCACAGCTGGCTTTTTGGCCTTAGCTATGTTATGCGGGGATATACATCCGTTTCGAACCAATCTTTTCTGCCCAATTACTCTGGGTGAGTAAACAAGAGATGCCGAACCATCTTTTCGAGGTCCAAGCTGCGTATCAATGGCAGAATCCTTTTCTCCATGAGATTTAGAACTTGAACCATCAGTTTCCTTTCCTTTGTTGGTAATGCTGGATGGTATGAACGGAGTCATCTTGTGCAAATGAGAGTGTTCATTCATTGCTGCAGATCGTGTTCTACATTTTTCAACTTGACCACCATTCTGTGCTCCAACTGTAGGAGCCTTAACAAATACATGTGCCGACCCACTTTT of the Nicotiana tabacum cultivar K326 chromosome 7, ASM71507v2, whole genome shotgun sequence genome contains:
- the LOC107824910 gene encoding uncharacterized protein LOC107824910 isoform X1, with product MDHVNSDSQFDVPDTPNRLAAKDLNVRSRVSTESGLSTSGHSGYGNIAGERNENQVYVNGVGKRRLFMRPPKGINSSMKSEFHANSSASGLGNSIPSRNGVHFTKVSSIPNSNEKHNLHLSKSENTDSKSQKSSQQNYPVVDLTNKSGSAHVFVKAPTVGAQNGGQVEKCRTRSAAMNEHSHLHKMTPFIPSSITNKGKETDGSSSKSHGEKDSAIDTQLGPRKDGSASLVYSPRVIGQKRLVRNGCISPHNIAKAKKPAVKEDNGVLTHGLTGTSLMASTAVTSLDGAKELMSKNGISSTLKGKEVITHSSPSKEHETAHPYSRRLISVDEKAKETSDSSRDASRSFDESGGWRSTRNRSGNMNLSLSSAHRTLDKDSACFVTHSSGSRVTRRDDASNDHDSASIRHVSGESAEPKESVLGPQRTAVNTVKKRLKQGPAASSHGECSTSASDDLDIILLASPESRINTRSTRNRNHVSIGVESVIDVDSPSSTIRYEGSHVVCSSSRNDDARTRQLEADERLARELQEQLYNEVPSLGVGEINGDVALALAQEDLLHASSGGENQLSNLSGSLVANIRRRQSRNASITSRRASQARASSSNRMSRLRSRFPGQPRTVSSSRGRNSLFPPNMDVDMRMHILETLEAFSNMDVDGNLLQTQRDFNENDYEMLLALDENNHQHGGASVRQINDLPQSTVQNESLQEACAVCLETPTVGDVIRHLPCLHKFHKDCIDPWLRRKASCPVCKCSIT
- the LOC107824910 gene encoding uncharacterized protein LOC107824910 isoform X2, whose product is MDHVNSDSQFDVPDTPNRLAAKDLNVRSRVSTESGLSTSGHSGYGNIAGERNENQVYVNGVGKRRLFMRPPKGINSSMKSEFHANSSASGLGNSIPSRNGVHFTKVSSIPNSNEKHNLHLSKSENTDSKSQKSSQQNYPVVDLTNKSGSAHVFVKAPTVGAQNGGQVEKCRTRSAAMNEHSHLHKMTPFIPSSITNKGKETDGSSSKSHGEKDSAIDTQLGPRKDGSASLVYSPRVIGQKRLVRNGCISPHNIAKAKKPAVKEDNGVLTHGLTGTSLMASTAVTSLDGAKELMSKNGISSTLKGKEVITHSSPSKEHETAHPYSRRLISVDEKAKETSDSSRDASRSFDESGGWRSTRNRSGNMNLSLSSAHRTLDKDSACFVTHSSGSRVTRRDDASNDHDSASIRHVSGESAEPKESVLGPQRTAVNTVKKRLKQGPAASSHGECSTSASDDLDIILLASPESRINTRSTRNRNHVSIGVESVIDVDSPSSTIRYEGSHVVCSSSRNDDARTRQLEADERLARELQEQLYNEVPSLGVGEINGDVALALAQEDLLHASSGGENQLSNLSGSLVANIRRRQSRNASITSRRASQARASSSNRMSRLRSRFPGQPRTVSSSRGRNSLFPPNMDVDMRMHILETLEAFSNMDVDGNLLQTQRDFNENDYEMLLALDENNHQHGGASVRQINDLPQSTVQ